From the genome of Pukyongia salina, one region includes:
- a CDS encoding CvpA family protein produces the protein MNLIDIVIGVILLIAFYVGYKKGLFVALAGLVGLIAGVYGAIYFSDYAARYISAWFDWSEQTVNLVAFAITFLTIVFIISAAGKFFTKIADFAMLGILNKLLGGVFNALKYAFIISVIFMFVNASETYSIMSEEKREESVLYEPVASLGPMILPHILKEVDNFRNENNSETIEEDPTAGN, from the coding sequence ATGAACCTCATTGATATTGTAATAGGAGTTATTCTTCTCATCGCTTTTTACGTTGGGTATAAAAAAGGCTTATTTGTAGCTTTGGCAGGCCTTGTTGGACTAATTGCAGGTGTTTACGGCGCTATTTATTTTTCAGATTACGCGGCCCGATATATTTCTGCATGGTTCGACTGGAGTGAGCAAACGGTCAATCTAGTGGCCTTTGCCATTACCTTTCTCACCATTGTTTTTATAATTTCGGCAGCAGGCAAGTTTTTTACCAAGATAGCCGATTTCGCAATGCTTGGTATACTCAACAAATTACTGGGAGGTGTTTTCAACGCCTTAAAATATGCATTTATAATAAGTGTGATCTTTATGTTTGTGAATGCTTCTGAAACCTATAGTATCATGTCTGAAGAAAAACGGGAAGAATCTGTACTCTACGAACCTGTAGCATCACTTGGACCCATGATACTTCCTCATATCCTGAAAGAGGTTGATAATTTCAGAAATGAAAATAATTCTGAAACAATAGAAGAGGATCCCACCGCCGGAAATTAA
- a CDS encoding SulP family inorganic anion transporter, with product MFKNIFTNIRGNLFGGITAGIVALPLALAFGVQSGLGPDAGLYGAIFIGFFASLFGGTNTQISGPTAPMTALSMVVIAGIIAANEGDVSAALPFILMVFLLAGLIQVVLGVVGLGKYIKYIPYPVVSGFMTAIGVIILVTQILPMLGYYTEDDTAYINEFKPEAEEVLLDKILKEEAGEGILVLEDFRETVSRAEKIEESEILREATTLAKNNSSGVIGSLNTLPRALNNINWLEVMLGLLTIFIIYGFKRITTKIPSTLVALLVVTLGAYFLKLDYRPIEEIPTGFPIPHFEMFANFRLSQISPYVFTAITLAFLGAIDSLLTSVVADNMTKTKHKPNQELIGQGIGNSIAAIFGGIPGAGATIRTVVNISSGGTTKLSGMIAATLLLVVLLALGPLASQIPAAVLAGILVTVGIGVMDYKGLKAIPNMPKTEIVVMLVVLVLSVFWNLIYAVGIGLVLASLIFMKKIGDATAARSQIIPLSDANGHGMPWKDELNFPKELQQEVFIKHLDGPMFFGNTNDFQEMARGIPKTASHVIIRMDKVPYMDQSGLYAMEEALYRFSKDNITVILVHLETQPRVMMESIDIIPDLIPQEHIFNDFDEVLAYIKENVEDTVQ from the coding sequence ATGTTTAAAAATATCTTTACCAATATCCGTGGGAATCTTTTCGGCGGAATCACAGCCGGAATTGTTGCATTACCACTAGCTCTTGCTTTTGGGGTTCAATCCGGGCTAGGACCAGATGCTGGTTTATACGGCGCCATTTTCATAGGATTCTTTGCCTCCTTATTTGGAGGAACCAACACACAGATCTCCGGGCCAACGGCTCCGATGACCGCTTTATCCATGGTGGTAATAGCAGGGATAATAGCTGCTAACGAGGGAGACGTATCTGCGGCATTACCGTTTATTCTCATGGTCTTCCTACTTGCTGGTTTAATCCAGGTCGTTCTGGGAGTAGTGGGGTTAGGAAAATATATAAAATACATCCCATATCCTGTAGTGTCCGGTTTTATGACGGCGATCGGGGTTATTATATTAGTAACCCAGATATTGCCTATGCTGGGCTACTACACCGAGGATGATACCGCATACATCAACGAATTCAAACCAGAGGCGGAAGAAGTACTGCTCGACAAGATTTTGAAGGAAGAAGCCGGGGAGGGCATATTGGTATTGGAAGATTTCAGGGAGACTGTAAGCCGTGCCGAAAAAATAGAGGAAAGTGAGATCTTAAGAGAAGCAACCACCCTAGCTAAGAATAACAGCTCAGGAGTTATTGGTTCGTTAAACACACTGCCTAGAGCTCTCAACAATATTAACTGGCTGGAGGTGATGCTGGGGCTTCTAACCATATTTATCATCTATGGGTTTAAACGTATTACGACAAAGATCCCCAGTACTTTGGTGGCGCTTCTGGTGGTTACATTAGGAGCCTATTTTCTAAAACTGGATTATCGTCCTATCGAAGAGATTCCTACAGGATTTCCAATTCCTCATTTCGAGATGTTTGCTAATTTCCGCCTGTCCCAGATTTCGCCTTATGTATTTACGGCTATAACGCTGGCATTCCTGGGTGCGATCGACTCGTTGCTCACCTCTGTGGTAGCCGATAATATGACCAAGACAAAGCATAAGCCAAATCAGGAGTTAATTGGCCAGGGAATTGGGAACAGTATTGCTGCTATATTTGGAGGGATACCAGGAGCAGGAGCAACAATACGTACAGTTGTTAATATTAGTTCGGGAGGGACCACTAAACTTTCCGGAATGATCGCGGCAACGCTATTGCTAGTTGTGCTGCTAGCTCTCGGCCCATTGGCCTCTCAGATTCCCGCGGCAGTTCTTGCTGGAATTCTGGTGACCGTAGGAATTGGTGTAATGGATTATAAAGGATTAAAGGCTATCCCTAACATGCCTAAAACAGAGATCGTTGTGATGCTGGTCGTGCTAGTGCTATCGGTATTCTGGAATTTGATCTATGCAGTGGGGATCGGCCTTGTATTAGCCTCTCTAATATTTATGAAGAAAATTGGCGATGCTACCGCCGCCCGATCTCAAATCATTCCGCTTTCCGATGCTAACGGCCATGGGATGCCATGGAAGGACGAGCTAAACTTTCCGAAGGAATTACAGCAGGAGGTTTTCATCAAGCACCTTGATGGCCCTATGTTCTTTGGAAATACAAATGATTTTCAGGAAATGGCGAGAGGAATCCCTAAAACAGCTTCTCATGTTATTATTAGAATGGATAAGGTACCCTATATGGACCAATCGGGATTATATGCAATGGAAGAAGCCTTGTACAGGTTTAGCAAGGACAACATTACAGTAATTCTCGTCCATTTAGAGACACAGCCACGGGTAATGATGGAATCTATCGATATCATTCCAGACTTGATCCCACAGGAACATATTTTCAATGATTTCGACGAGGTATTAGCTTATATCAAAGAAAATGTAGAGGATACGGTGCAGTAG
- a CDS encoding tetratricopeptide repeat protein, with product MKMKFLILTGLFLVMLPVMAQSDAMFNAGKEAYKAENYQEAIDTWKQIIENGEESPELYFNLGNAHYKLNKIGPSIYYYEKARILDPNDNDIKNNLAFAENARIDVIEPLPQTVFKTWYKRISGVTDFDGWATTGVIFSFCFVLLFLAYYFSASERRKRILFATSVVSLFLLIASVSMAFTTYSDFQSDNPAIVFSEKVEVKDAPSVGGEVSFVIHEGTKVQVLDRETNWVRIRLADGKDGWIPSADIKEL from the coding sequence ATGAAGATGAAGTTCTTGATATTAACAGGTTTATTTTTAGTAATGTTGCCGGTAATGGCCCAGTCTGATGCTATGTTCAACGCTGGTAAGGAGGCATACAAAGCAGAGAATTATCAAGAGGCGATCGATACCTGGAAGCAGATCATTGAAAACGGAGAAGAATCGCCCGAATTGTATTTTAACCTGGGTAATGCGCATTATAAACTCAATAAAATTGGCCCTAGTATATACTATTATGAGAAGGCAAGAATACTGGATCCAAATGATAATGATATAAAGAATAATCTGGCTTTCGCCGAAAACGCCAGAATAGATGTAATCGAACCCTTACCACAAACCGTGTTTAAAACCTGGTATAAGCGCATTTCTGGGGTTACCGACTTCGATGGATGGGCGACTACCGGCGTAATTTTTTCATTTTGCTTTGTGCTTCTTTTTCTAGCCTATTATTTTTCGGCTTCAGAAAGAAGAAAGAGAATACTATTCGCTACTTCAGTGGTATCACTTTTTCTATTGATAGCGAGCGTATCCATGGCATTTACAACCTATTCCGATTTTCAAAGTGACAATCCCGCTATTGTTTTCTCGGAAAAAGTTGAGGTTAAAGATGCCCCCTCAGTTGGCGGAGAAGTAAGTTTTGTGATCCATGAAGGGACCAAGGTTCAGGTATTGGACCGGGAAACAAATTGGGTTAGAATTAGGCTGGCAGATGGAAAAGATGGATGGATTCCTTCCGCAGATATTAAAGAATTGTAG
- a CDS encoding BatD family protein — translation MKRSYFIFILFLFIGFGGVHAQVQFEAKVSKNKLGVNERLRVDFEMNQDGDNFNPPSFEGFRVVGGPNQAISNSYINGKRSYSKTYSYYLTPLSRGTFTIGQATILIDGETYKTTPVKVEVTAAVERPKDGDNAEYVASENVHLVANISNTNPYLNEAITIQYRLYVSNDVNLTRGFREIDTPKYADFWSQTISNRGNFTVYEGEYNGRTDYRYIIVQTTVLYPQKTGKLSIEPLTLDVPIDVETNKRDLFGRRLMTRVNKTISAGNRTIDVKPLPAEGRPDNFNGAVGDFTFDVTTDKTSLDANEALQLSVKVSGKGNLKLFDLPSVKLPSALEVYEPERTNNVNTQADGMRGSISENYTIVPQFKGDYPIRPITFSYFDPKSETYKTLSSNEIVLNVINGPVTNSSGSETTSTSKNPVVVFNEDQFKYIKLKTNLVPITQTPFFKSALFWSLLGGPILLIPIFIFAGRKRKQHLADIQGNKLRKADRLARKYLSEAKRSMGDKVVFYEAMERALHNYLKAKLAIETSEFSKEKISTFLQQKGAEQSTIDTFISILKSCEYARYTPASNVTIQQDYDKAVSVISTIDKQLVR, via the coding sequence ATGAAACGCTCGTATTTCATATTCATATTATTCCTATTCATTGGATTTGGAGGTGTTCATGCCCAGGTTCAGTTTGAGGCTAAAGTGAGTAAGAATAAACTTGGAGTGAACGAACGTCTGAGAGTTGATTTTGAAATGAATCAGGATGGCGATAATTTCAATCCCCCGTCTTTTGAAGGATTTCGGGTGGTTGGAGGTCCTAACCAGGCCATTAGTAATTCGTACATCAATGGAAAACGCAGTTACTCCAAGACATACTCGTATTATCTTACACCTTTGTCCAGAGGAACTTTTACTATAGGCCAGGCCACCATCCTGATTGATGGGGAAACCTACAAAACAACCCCGGTTAAAGTTGAGGTAACCGCAGCTGTTGAACGACCAAAGGACGGCGATAATGCCGAATATGTTGCCAGTGAAAATGTACATCTGGTGGCGAATATCTCCAATACAAACCCATACCTCAATGAGGCGATCACTATTCAGTACAGGTTGTATGTATCTAACGATGTTAATCTAACCAGGGGGTTCAGAGAGATCGACACTCCTAAATACGCCGATTTCTGGAGTCAGACGATTTCCAATCGCGGCAATTTTACTGTTTATGAAGGGGAATATAACGGGAGAACAGATTATCGCTATATCATCGTACAAACCACGGTGTTATATCCTCAAAAAACCGGGAAACTAAGTATAGAGCCTTTAACGCTGGATGTTCCCATCGATGTGGAAACAAACAAACGGGATCTGTTTGGACGCAGATTGATGACCCGCGTGAACAAAACTATATCGGCGGGAAACAGGACCATAGATGTAAAGCCATTACCGGCGGAAGGGCGACCAGACAATTTCAATGGTGCGGTTGGAGATTTCACCTTCGATGTGACCACAGATAAAACTAGTCTTGATGCTAACGAAGCCTTGCAGTTAAGCGTTAAAGTAAGTGGAAAGGGTAATTTGAAATTATTCGATCTACCTTCGGTTAAATTACCAAGTGCTTTGGAAGTCTATGAGCCGGAGCGGACCAATAATGTAAATACTCAGGCAGATGGGATGCGAGGATCAATTTCAGAAAATTATACAATTGTGCCTCAATTTAAGGGAGACTATCCAATCCGTCCTATAACTTTTTCGTATTTCGATCCAAAGTCGGAGACCTATAAAACCCTTAGCTCTAATGAGATCGTGCTCAATGTTATCAATGGCCCGGTTACTAATAGCAGCGGTAGTGAAACTACATCCACCAGCAAGAATCCAGTGGTGGTTTTTAACGAAGATCAGTTTAAGTATATCAAGCTGAAAACAAATCTCGTACCGATAACTCAAACACCGTTTTTTAAGTCGGCTTTATTCTGGAGTCTTCTTGGGGGACCAATACTACTTATCCCAATATTTATTTTTGCCGGCAGAAAACGCAAGCAACACCTGGCGGACATTCAGGGAAATAAACTTCGGAAGGCGGATAGACTGGCCAGGAAATATCTTTCAGAAGCAAAAAGATCGATGGGCGATAAGGTAGTCTTTTATGAAGCGATGGAACGAGCGCTGCACAATTATTTAAAAGCCAAACTCGCTATAGAGACCAGCGAATTCAGTAAAGAAAAAATAAGTACCTTTCTTCAGCAAAAAGGAGCGGAACAATCCACTATAGATACCTTTATTAGTATCCTGAAGAGTTGCGAATACGCCCGTTATACTCCGGCGTCTAACGTAACTATTCAACAGGATTACGATAAGGCAGTATCGGTTATTTCAACTATAGATAAACAACTTGTACGATGA
- a CDS encoding tetratricopeptide repeat protein, producing the protein MKRNSDMERRLNKYFGINLKRWFVPLCFLMTTILVAQNDKEQQKIEKKATNLLRSASSELKSDDFIDAEVDLRKAIALLPSNETGKYNLGNAYYNKALNDEAMRRYVQAAEVAVSKPEKHKAYHNLGNTFMNAKKYQEAVEAYKNALRNNPTDEETRYNLALAKEMLEKNPPQGGDDNKDEENKDNEENKDENENKDDNGKDKEGDEGDEKENEDKGDEKDENKDGENKDDRGNPKDPKDQKEGEKDSPQQQKPVPGQLSPQQVQNLLEAMNNEEKKVQDKINARKQKGAKVKSNKDW; encoded by the coding sequence ATGAAAAGGAATAGTGACATGGAAAGACGATTAAATAAATATTTCGGGATTAATTTGAAACGATGGTTTGTACCATTGTGTTTCTTAATGACTACAATATTGGTAGCCCAGAATGATAAGGAACAGCAAAAGATAGAGAAGAAAGCCACAAATTTGTTACGCTCTGCGAGCTCCGAATTGAAATCGGATGATTTCATAGATGCCGAAGTAGACCTGCGGAAGGCGATCGCTTTATTACCTTCAAACGAAACAGGAAAATACAACCTGGGAAATGCATATTATAATAAGGCCCTTAACGATGAAGCAATGCGACGCTATGTTCAGGCCGCCGAAGTAGCCGTGTCGAAACCTGAAAAGCATAAAGCCTATCATAATTTGGGGAACACCTTTATGAATGCAAAGAAATACCAGGAAGCGGTTGAAGCCTATAAAAATGCATTACGAAATAATCCTACCGACGAAGAAACGCGTTACAATCTCGCCTTGGCGAAGGAAATGCTCGAGAAGAATCCGCCACAGGGAGGCGACGACAACAAGGATGAGGAGAATAAGGATAATGAGGAGAATAAAGATGAGAACGAAAATAAGGACGATAACGGAAAGGATAAGGAAGGAGATGAAGGAGACGAAAAGGAGAACGAGGATAAGGGCGATGAAAAAGATGAGAACAAAGATGGCGAGAATAAAGATGATCGTGGAAATCCTAAGGATCCCAAAGACCAGAAGGAGGGCGAAAAGGACAGTCCACAGCAACAGAAACCGGTTCCTGGCCAATTGTCTCCGCAACAGGTACAGAACCTGTTAGAGGCCATGAACAATGAAGAAAAGAAAGTACAGGACAAGATCAATGCGCGCAAGCAAAAGGGAGCAAAAGTTAAATCGAATAAAGACTGGTAA
- a CDS encoding VWA domain-containing protein, whose translation MYQLEEPIYFYLLFAIPVVAVLFLLVLFWKHRTQKKFADSNLLRKLSPDRSTFKSILKISVFCLALAALSFALVNPKIGTKLETVKREGVDVVFALDVSKSMLAEDIAPNRLEKSKQLVTQIINSLAGDRIGIIGYAGSAFPQVPITTDFSSAKLFLNGMNTDMVSSQGTAITEAIAMAKTYYDDEEQTNRVLFIISDGEDHEGNLSEIAEEAASEGIRIYTIGVGTAAGGPIPIKRNGVLQYYKRDENNEQVITRLGEDRLQEIASQANGKYIEGNNTKEVVEEVTAILNGMDKKEFDAKQFTDFKDQFQWFLAAALFLLIVDILLLERKTAWVRKLNLFNEKE comes from the coding sequence ATGTATCAATTAGAGGAACCCATATATTTTTATCTGCTGTTCGCCATCCCGGTGGTGGCCGTGCTGTTCCTGTTGGTACTGTTTTGGAAACATCGCACACAGAAGAAATTTGCAGATAGTAATTTGCTTCGGAAACTAAGCCCGGACAGGTCAACGTTTAAATCGATATTAAAAATATCTGTGTTTTGTCTGGCTCTGGCTGCTCTTTCTTTTGCCCTGGTTAACCCAAAAATAGGCACGAAACTTGAAACAGTGAAACGTGAAGGTGTGGATGTGGTTTTTGCCCTTGATGTTTCAAAGAGTATGCTTGCTGAAGATATTGCGCCTAACAGGCTGGAGAAATCCAAGCAGTTAGTGACACAGATCATTAATAGTCTGGCAGGGGATCGGATTGGGATTATTGGTTATGCAGGAAGTGCGTTTCCACAGGTTCCCATCACTACCGATTTCTCTTCGGCAAAATTGTTTCTGAACGGCATGAACACCGATATGGTGTCCTCTCAGGGGACCGCTATCACCGAAGCCATTGCCATGGCTAAGACCTATTACGATGATGAGGAGCAGACCAACCGGGTTTTATTTATAATTTCCGATGGAGAGGACCACGAAGGTAACCTTTCCGAGATCGCCGAAGAGGCAGCTTCGGAAGGAATAAGGATCTATACCATAGGAGTGGGAACAGCCGCCGGAGGGCCTATTCCCATTAAACGAAACGGGGTGTTGCAGTATTATAAAAGGGATGAGAATAACGAGCAGGTGATCACCAGATTAGGAGAAGACAGATTACAAGAGATAGCGTCTCAGGCCAACGGCAAGTATATCGAGGGTAATAATACCAAGGAGGTGGTAGAAGAAGTCACCGCTATTTTAAATGGTATGGATAAAAAGGAATTCGATGCCAAGCAGTTTACAGATTTTAAGGATCAGTTTCAATGGTTTCTGGCGGCTGCATTATTTTTGCTGATAGTTGATATATTACTATTAGAACGGAAAACTGCCTGGGTGCGAAAATTAAATTTATTTAATGAAAAGGAATAG
- a CDS encoding vWA domain-containing protein, protein MNRFEYVNPEFFWLLLLLPLLVVWYIWKRHRQTASLSISSLKGFKTSKNWLSKLRPFLFVLRLLALAAIIVALARPRTVDESTRIKTTKGIDIVMAIDVSASMLARDLRPSRLEALKTVAARFINARPNDRIGLVEYAGESYTKTPLTSDKSIVLSSLKSLRYNTVIDPGTAIGMGLATAVNRLKESRAKSKVIILLTDGVNNTGFIDPKIASELAVEFGIKVYTIGLGTNGMAQSPIGIRPDGSFQYGSIQVEIDEELLKEIAATTGGQYFRATSTTKLNEIYDEINKLEKTDIEEFKYTNYEEKFRPLVLLALVLLGLEFLLRFTIFRSFI, encoded by the coding sequence ATGAACAGATTTGAATATGTAAATCCCGAGTTTTTCTGGCTGCTATTATTGCTGCCTCTCCTTGTTGTTTGGTATATCTGGAAACGCCATCGGCAAACTGCTAGCTTGTCTATTTCAAGTTTAAAGGGATTTAAGACCAGTAAGAACTGGCTGTCCAAGCTGCGTCCGTTTTTATTTGTACTTAGATTATTGGCTTTGGCCGCGATCATTGTGGCACTGGCCAGACCTCGAACCGTGGACGAGTCTACGCGAATTAAAACTACGAAAGGGATCGATATAGTAATGGCAATAGACGTTTCGGCAAGTATGCTGGCCCGCGATCTAAGGCCTAGCAGGTTGGAAGCCTTAAAAACTGTTGCTGCACGTTTTATAAACGCCCGGCCTAACGATAGGATTGGCTTGGTGGAATATGCTGGTGAAAGTTATACAAAAACACCACTAACCAGCGACAAGAGTATTGTTCTTTCGTCTTTAAAAAGCCTGCGATATAACACTGTTATCGATCCCGGGACCGCTATAGGGATGGGTCTGGCAACAGCGGTTAACAGGCTAAAGGAAAGTAGGGCGAAAAGCAAAGTTATCATCTTGTTAACCGATGGTGTGAACAACACCGGATTTATCGACCCGAAGATTGCCAGCGAATTGGCAGTAGAATTTGGAATCAAAGTGTATACGATCGGTCTGGGAACCAACGGCATGGCACAGTCTCCAATTGGGATCAGGCCAGATGGAAGTTTTCAGTACGGCAGCATACAGGTAGAGATCGACGAGGAGCTGTTAAAAGAGATTGCCGCAACGACCGGGGGGCAATATTTCAGGGCTACAAGTACCACCAAACTCAATGAGATCTATGACGAGATAAACAAGCTTGAGAAGACAGATATTGAAGAATTCAAATATACCAATTACGAAGAAAAATTTCGGCCTCTGGTGCTGCTGGCCTTGGTATTACTAGGATTGGAGTTTTTATTGAGATTTACAATATTTAGAAGTTTTATTTAA
- a CDS encoding BatD family protein: MNRKTTYNLLELFLHNARYAVIATCFLVGFTAQAQLTSGVDTTNIRIGEEIKYTVEVVADSTDLVLFPEGQSFLPLEMIESYKVDTTFEQAKYRLIKKYGLTQFDSGSYTIPPQKIVINERVFSTDSIMIEVADVPVDTTKQKMYEIKPFIEVGSSPFNFLKLLYWLVPLLLIVGVGWYLFRRKKQREAREEQLPPYEEALASLQKLDASNLLKSRRSKDYYSQLTEIVKRYLDREIDDTALESTTDELIERLQLHKDAGHFEFDSETIAKLNSILKRADLVKFAKMEIDQLQASTDRNAVEEIITETHEVVPEPTEEELLMNELYAQEQRRKRRTKRIIYGGAIGVATIIIAGGILSYTYGWDYLKDNIIGHPTKDLVEGQWYRSEYGVPAVIMETPVVLKRKELNLPEATKQEIENNSLFVYGSLVDRFYIVVNTTLYKQPLEGDLEKILESSLAAFEAQGAKNMVVKTESFETEKGIKGLKAYGSFESDNPFVKGNDTQNYEMLVFGQKGALQQVIIASLDSDPYAEQLVDRIRNSIELEVQQPAQQATK; this comes from the coding sequence ATGAACAGAAAGACAACATATAACCTACTTGAACTTTTCCTCCATAATGCGAGGTACGCGGTTATAGCTACATGTTTTTTGGTTGGCTTTACCGCTCAGGCCCAGCTAACCTCCGGGGTAGATACTACAAATATTCGTATAGGAGAAGAGATCAAGTATACTGTCGAGGTGGTTGCAGATAGTACAGATCTGGTGTTGTTTCCGGAAGGACAGTCGTTTCTGCCGCTTGAAATGATCGAATCCTATAAGGTGGACACCACCTTCGAGCAGGCTAAATATAGATTGATCAAGAAGTATGGCCTTACACAATTCGACTCCGGCTCTTATACTATTCCACCCCAGAAGATCGTGATCAACGAACGAGTATTTAGTACAGATTCTATCATGATAGAAGTGGCCGATGTCCCGGTAGATACCACCAAACAGAAGATGTACGAGATCAAACCTTTTATTGAGGTTGGATCGTCTCCTTTTAATTTTCTGAAATTACTGTATTGGCTCGTTCCATTACTATTGATCGTGGGAGTAGGCTGGTATCTTTTCAGAAGAAAAAAACAAAGAGAAGCAAGAGAAGAACAATTGCCACCTTACGAAGAGGCATTAGCTTCGCTTCAAAAACTGGATGCATCCAATTTATTAAAGAGCAGACGTTCTAAAGACTACTATTCTCAGCTTACAGAGATCGTAAAACGATACCTGGACAGGGAAATAGATGATACAGCACTGGAAAGCACTACCGACGAATTAATAGAACGACTTCAGCTGCACAAGGATGCGGGACACTTTGAGTTCGACTCTGAAACTATTGCCAAACTTAATTCAATTTTGAAGCGTGCAGATCTTGTAAAATTTGCCAAAATGGAAATTGATCAGTTGCAGGCGTCAACAGACAGAAATGCCGTCGAGGAGATCATTACCGAAACTCATGAAGTGGTACCAGAGCCTACCGAAGAAGAATTGCTGATGAACGAACTCTATGCCCAGGAACAACGAAGGAAGAGAAGAACAAAACGCATCATATATGGTGGGGCAATAGGCGTGGCAACTATTATTATAGCCGGGGGAATACTTTCTTATACTTACGGATGGGATTATTTAAAGGATAATATCATTGGCCACCCTACCAAGGATCTGGTGGAAGGACAATGGTACCGAAGTGAATATGGAGTGCCGGCTGTGATCATGGAAACTCCTGTTGTGCTAAAACGGAAAGAACTCAATTTACCGGAAGCAACGAAACAGGAAATTGAGAATAACTCACTTTTCGTGTACGGCAGCCTTGTGGATCGTTTCTATATAGTGGTGAACACCACCTTGTACAAGCAACCGCTGGAAGGTGATCTTGAAAAGATTCTCGAATCTTCCCTTGCAGCTTTCGAAGCACAGGGAGCTAAGAATATGGTTGTTAAAACCGAAAGCTTTGAAACCGAAAAAGGAATAAAAGGCTTAAAAGCCTACGGAAGCTTTGAAAGCGATAACCCATTTGTGAAAGGAAACGATACCCAGAACTATGAAATGCTGGTGTTTGGGCAGAAAGGAGCCCTACAACAGGTGATAATCGCTTCCCTGGACTCCGATCCATACGCCGAACAGCTGGTGGATAGGATTCGTAATTCTATAGAACTGGAAGTACAACAACCCGCACAACAAGCGACGAAGTGA
- a CDS encoding DUF58 domain-containing protein — protein sequence MDTKELLKKVRKIEIKTRRLSDHVFGGEYHSTFKGRGMTFSEVRQYQFGDDVRNIDWNVTARYNEPFIKVFEEERELTLMLVVDVSGSEFFGTQSQFKNEVVTEIAATLAFSAMQNNDKTGLILFSDEIELFIPPKKGKSHVLRIIRELIEFRPQSKKTDVAQALKYLTNVMKKKAIVFVLSDFITHDYRDTLKIVAKKHDVTGIRVFDPREEEIPNLGVVEMQDEETGENLLVNTGSKAVRMNYHRYYRERVDYFQDAFTKSGAGAISCRVDESYVKKLLGYFKRRA from the coding sequence ATGGATACGAAAGAACTTCTCAAGAAAGTACGTAAGATCGAGATCAAAACCCGTAGGTTGAGCGACCACGTGTTCGGGGGAGAGTACCATAGTACTTTTAAAGGAAGAGGTATGACCTTCAGCGAGGTGCGTCAATACCAGTTTGGAGATGACGTTAGGAATATCGATTGGAACGTTACGGCCCGCTACAATGAGCCTTTTATAAAAGTGTTCGAAGAGGAGCGCGAATTAACCTTAATGCTTGTTGTAGACGTAAGTGGTTCAGAATTCTTCGGAACCCAAAGTCAGTTTAAAAATGAAGTAGTAACCGAAATAGCTGCTACACTTGCTTTTTCGGCTATGCAGAATAATGATAAAACGGGGCTTATCCTTTTTTCAGACGAGATCGAACTGTTTATACCTCCCAAGAAAGGAAAGTCGCACGTGCTCCGAATAATCAGGGAATTGATCGAATTCCGCCCTCAAAGCAAAAAGACCGATGTAGCACAGGCATTAAAATACCTTACCAATGTGATGAAGAAAAAGGCGATCGTCTTTGTCTTATCCGATTTCATCACACATGATTATCGCGACACCTTGAAGATCGTGGCTAAGAAGCATGATGTAACTGGTATACGGGTGTTCGATCCCAGGGAGGAAGAGATCCCAAATTTGGGGGTAGTAGAAATGCAGGACGAAGAAACCGGGGAGAACTTACTGGTAAACACAGGCTCGAAAGCTGTTAGAATGAATTACCATCGTTATTATAGGGAGCGAGTGGATTATTTTCAGGATGCGTTTACTAAAAGTGGCGCAGGTGCCATTAGTTGCCGGGTCGACGAAAGCTATGTAAAAAAACTATTGGGATATTTTAAAAGACGTGCTTAG